Proteins from a single region of Candidatus Binataceae bacterium:
- a CDS encoding rhodanese-like domain-containing protein, producing the protein MASHEAARRATAAGYTNVEVMKDGIKGWKEAGKEVTYPSGSSGGD; encoded by the coding sequence ATGGCTTCGCACGAGGCCGCTCGGCGAGCGACCGCAGCTGGATATACCAACGTTGAAGTGATGAAGGACGGCATCAAGGGCTGGAAAGAGGCCGGCAAGGAAGTTACCTATCCCAGCGGCTCGAGTGGCGGCGACTGA
- a CDS encoding LLM class flavin-dependent oxidoreductase has protein sequence MIIVLTSAEPSAGESTMEFGIALASNVDAWRTVKRAEELGFSHAWFYDSQMLAPEIFVSMALTAEQTSRIKLAMGVLVPTNRIAPATANGLATLNKLAPGRIVFGVGTGFTARNTMGLPPMKLSEMRDYIRVVRELLEGKLVEWECEGAARKIRFLNPELGMINIKDKIPLHISAFAPKARKLTAEIADGWITFASAVPRVLSELEEMDKACRAASREPRSLYRTVFGLGCVLGEGESPSSPRARAQAGPLAVVFLHGLVEQTLSFDLPPAIQPLLDAYRAQYATYQPADARYLQMHKMHLLGVRPEEEKFLTSELISATTFTAKAPELRDRIRKLRDGGADQFVIQLVPGHESALEDWVRLFDHV, from the coding sequence ATGATAATAGTTTTGACATCAGCCGAACCCTCGGCGGGAGAATCGACTATGGAGTTTGGAATCGCGCTGGCCTCGAACGTCGATGCGTGGCGGACCGTCAAACGCGCCGAGGAGCTGGGGTTCTCGCACGCGTGGTTCTACGATTCGCAGATGCTCGCGCCAGAGATTTTCGTCTCGATGGCGCTGACGGCTGAGCAGACCTCGCGCATCAAGCTTGCCATGGGGGTGCTGGTGCCGACCAATCGAATCGCACCGGCCACAGCCAACGGCCTCGCGACGCTCAACAAGCTCGCGCCCGGCAGGATCGTCTTCGGCGTCGGCACGGGCTTCACTGCGCGCAATACCATGGGCCTGCCGCCGATGAAACTCAGCGAGATGCGCGATTACATCCGCGTCGTGCGCGAGCTGCTCGAAGGCAAGCTCGTGGAATGGGAATGCGAGGGAGCGGCGCGCAAGATTCGATTTCTCAATCCCGAGCTCGGGATGATCAACATCAAGGACAAAATTCCGCTTCACATTTCGGCGTTCGCGCCCAAGGCGCGCAAGCTCACTGCCGAGATCGCCGACGGCTGGATCACTTTCGCTTCGGCGGTACCGCGCGTGCTGTCCGAGCTCGAGGAAATGGACAAGGCCTGCCGCGCCGCGTCGCGTGAGCCGCGGAGTCTCTATCGCACCGTGTTCGGACTTGGATGCGTTCTTGGCGAGGGCGAGTCTCCCTCGAGCCCGCGCGCCAGGGCGCAGGCCGGACCGCTCGCGGTGGTGTTCTTGCACGGCCTCGTCGAGCAGACGCTGAGTTTCGACCTGCCGCCGGCGATTCAGCCGCTGCTCGATGCGTATCGCGCGCAGTACGCGACCTATCAGCCGGCCGATGCGCGCTATCTCCAGATGCACAAGATGCATCTGCTGGGCGTGCGTCCCGAAGAGGAGAAGTTTCTCACCAGCGAGCTGATCTCGGCGACGACCTTTACCGCCAAGGCGCCCGAGCTGCGCGACCGGATTCGCAAGCTCCGCGACGGCGGCGCCGATCAGTTCGTGATCCAGCTCGTGCCGGGCCATGAGTCGGCGCTCGAAGATTGGGTGCGATTGTTCGACCACGTGTAG
- a CDS encoding glutathione S-transferase family protein, translating to MLKLWEHPFSPYVQKVKIALYEKNIPFEAQVPEAFSGAPTSYAETNPRIEVPTLVDDGFKIFDSTVILEYIEDKWPEPPMLPKGPRERARVRMLEDVCDTYYEAINWGLMEILAWKRTGGELADRLVARAKEQTDGIYSWLERELGGREYFNGATFGHGDLSLYPYVRGSVVWGMPPAPESPIGKWLARVEPRESIRKTIAATSDFTGGMDVLPQMLASGGFTRQYRDHRLEWMLRSGGVEVVLEGIAKKTIRFSEEIN from the coding sequence ATGCTCAAGCTGTGGGAACATCCGTTTTCGCCTTACGTACAGAAGGTGAAAATCGCGCTCTATGAAAAGAACATCCCGTTCGAAGCCCAGGTGCCCGAAGCGTTCAGCGGTGCGCCGACTTCATACGCCGAAACCAACCCGCGCATCGAAGTTCCCACGCTCGTCGACGACGGCTTCAAGATTTTCGATTCGACCGTGATTCTCGAATACATCGAGGACAAGTGGCCTGAGCCGCCCATGCTTCCCAAGGGGCCGCGCGAACGCGCGCGGGTCAGGATGCTCGAAGACGTCTGCGATACTTACTACGAAGCGATCAACTGGGGACTGATGGAAATCCTCGCCTGGAAGCGCACCGGCGGCGAGCTCGCCGATCGGCTCGTGGCGCGGGCGAAAGAACAAACCGACGGCATCTATTCGTGGCTCGAACGCGAGCTCGGCGGACGCGAATATTTCAACGGCGCCACATTTGGCCACGGCGATCTCAGCCTGTATCCATACGTGCGCGGCTCTGTCGTGTGGGGGATGCCGCCCGCGCCCGAGTCGCCAATCGGCAAATGGCTCGCGCGCGTCGAGCCGCGCGAGAGTATCCGCAAAACGATTGCGGCAACCAGCGACTTCACCGGCGGGATGGACGTGCTGCCGCAGATGCTGGCCTCGGGCGGCTTCACACGCCAATACCGCGACCATCGCCTCGAATGGATGCTGCGCAGCGGCGGCGTCGAGGTGGTGCTCGAAGGCATCGCAAAGAAAACGATCCGTTTTTCAGAAGAGATCAACTAA
- a CDS encoding TetR/AcrR family transcriptional regulator: MTEETTTLILDAALKLFNGDGTARVSTNHVAKAAGISPGNLYYHFRNKAEIIRALLERMIGEADTIWGSGRALRGGFDDLREILAHSLEIVWDYRFFYRELAPLVQGDPILRRRYSAIRRQRLTQISDLVQVFNDAGLMRGPRGAERDALVKLSWMVGEFALASAELDGAAARRASIEQSVEMLFALWRPYLTPSPGK; this comes from the coding sequence ATGACGGAAGAAACCACGACCCTCATCCTCGACGCGGCGCTGAAGCTCTTCAATGGCGATGGCACCGCACGCGTGTCTACCAATCACGTGGCAAAGGCCGCCGGCATCAGCCCGGGCAACCTCTACTATCACTTCCGCAACAAGGCCGAGATCATTCGCGCATTGCTCGAGCGGATGATTGGCGAGGCCGACACCATCTGGGGCTCGGGGCGCGCGCTGCGCGGCGGATTCGACGACCTGCGTGAGATTCTCGCGCACTCGCTCGAGATCGTCTGGGACTACCGTTTCTTTTATCGCGAGCTCGCGCCGCTGGTGCAGGGCGATCCGATCCTGCGCCGCCGCTACTCCGCGATTCGCCGCCAGCGCCTCACGCAGATCTCCGATCTCGTCCAGGTCTTCAACGATGCGGGGCTGATGCGCGGACCGCGCGGCGCCGAGCGCGACGCGCTGGTGAAGCTCTCGTGGATGGTCGGCGAGTTCGCGCTCGCTTCGGCCGAACTCGACGGCGCAGCGGCCAGGCGCGCGTCGATCGAGCAATCAGTCGAAATGCTGTTCGCGTTGTGGCGCCCATATCTCACTCCGTCGCCGGGAAAATGA
- a CDS encoding polysaccharide deacetylase family protein — protein sequence MSVVTLSFDNGPDATSTPQVLDVLANRGVRSVFFVLGKQLAAPENLDLARRAIAEGHLIGNHSMTHKMPLGDDPRADAAEREIGDTEARIAALASDPPMFRPFGGGGKIGKHLLSRAAVDHLVAHRYTCVLWNCVPEDWIHHDGWMDRALAEIPSKPHALVVLHDIYPPAMRHLDRFIATLREAGHTFSQEMPAECVPILKGNIVHDLEPIVNDEPLADYH from the coding sequence ATGAGCGTCGTCACGCTGTCATTCGATAATGGCCCCGACGCGACGAGCACGCCGCAGGTGCTCGACGTGCTCGCGAATCGCGGCGTGCGCTCGGTTTTCTTCGTGCTGGGCAAGCAACTCGCCGCACCCGAGAATCTCGATCTGGCGCGGCGCGCGATCGCCGAAGGTCATCTAATCGGCAATCATTCGATGACGCACAAGATGCCGCTCGGCGACGATCCGCGCGCAGACGCCGCCGAGCGCGAGATCGGCGACACCGAGGCGCGAATCGCCGCGCTCGCGAGCGACCCGCCGATGTTCCGGCCGTTCGGCGGCGGCGGCAAAATCGGCAAGCATCTCTTGAGCCGCGCCGCCGTCGATCACCTGGTCGCGCATCGCTACACCTGCGTGCTGTGGAACTGCGTGCCCGAGGACTGGATCCATCATGATGGCTGGATGGATCGCGCGCTCGCCGAGATCCCATCGAAGCCGCACGCGCTAGTCGTGCTGCACGATATCTATCCGCCCGCGATGCGGCATCTCGATCGCTTCATCGCGACCCTGCGCGAAGCCGGTCACACCTTTTCGCAGGAGATGCCGGCAGAATGCGTGCCGATCCTCAAAGGAAACATCGTTCACGACCTCGAACCGATCGTGAACGATGAGCCTCTAGCTGATTACCACTGA
- a CDS encoding MBL fold metallo-hydrolase: MNEWKIGDVTIKRIVETEGAWRGTWILPAATAENVKKEADWLYPVFSNETGQLRMSVHAFVVESDGKRIIVDTCIGNDKVRSNPAWNKLQLPFLSDLAKTGHQPEQIDRVLCTHLHVDHVGWNTTMKNGKWMPTFPNARYLFGGTEWDYWSHFDGADMRDPVEDSVRPIVDQGLADLVDPNHRVTSEVWYEPTPGHTPGHMSVRISSKGQEAVITGDLMHHPIQCQYPEWDDGFDSDGAMAKKTRRAFCEKYADSGVLVFGTHFATPSAGKISKHGDAFRFAAAK, encoded by the coding sequence ATGAACGAGTGGAAGATCGGCGACGTTACTATCAAGCGGATCGTGGAGACCGAAGGCGCATGGCGCGGGACCTGGATTTTGCCTGCTGCCACGGCGGAAAACGTCAAGAAGGAAGCTGACTGGCTCTATCCTGTCTTCTCCAACGAAACCGGCCAGCTTCGCATGAGCGTCCACGCCTTCGTCGTCGAATCCGACGGCAAGCGCATCATCGTCGATACCTGCATTGGCAATGACAAGGTCCGCTCGAACCCGGCCTGGAACAAGCTCCAACTGCCGTTTCTCTCCGACCTCGCCAAAACCGGGCACCAGCCCGAGCAAATCGATCGCGTGCTCTGCACGCATCTGCACGTCGATCACGTCGGTTGGAATACGACGATGAAAAACGGCAAGTGGATGCCGACTTTTCCGAACGCGCGCTATCTCTTCGGCGGCACGGAGTGGGATTACTGGTCGCATTTCGACGGCGCCGATATGCGCGACCCGGTCGAGGATTCGGTGCGGCCGATCGTTGACCAGGGACTCGCCGACCTCGTCGATCCCAACCATCGCGTGACGAGCGAGGTGTGGTACGAGCCGACTCCCGGTCACACTCCGGGCCACATGAGCGTGCGCATTTCGTCGAAGGGTCAGGAGGCCGTTATCACCGGCGACCTGATGCATCATCCGATTCAGTGCCAATACCCCGAATGGGACGACGGCTTCGATTCCGACGGCGCGATGGCGAAGAAGACGCGGCGCGCGTTCTGCGAGAAGTATGCGGACTCGGGCGTCCTCGTGTTCGGGACGCACTTCGCGACGCCGTCGGCGGGCAAAATTTCGAAACATGGCGACGCGTTCCGTTTCGCCGCTGCGAAGTAA
- a CDS encoding FAD binding domain-containing protein: protein MKPALFNYAAPEKLDDALALLAQSTDAKLLAGGQSLVPMMNLRLAQPAALLDLNRIAALAEISITAQEIRIGAMTRHRAIETSADLRAAMPILPRVASEIGHLAIRNRGTIGGSLVHADPAAEWLLAAVALDASIVMRSTRDERVVPARDFFVAPMTTAIDADEILTEIRFPRPAGRVVYGFAEMCRRHGDFAIAAALSRAVFDASGRLAKIQLCIGAAHPVPLMVTGLDSLIRNRQQDDLRSAARMASEAVEPSSDIHASEDFRRRITQTLAYRALAECLAETEGARRHA from the coding sequence TTGAAGCCGGCTCTATTCAATTACGCGGCGCCAGAAAAGCTCGACGATGCGCTGGCACTGCTCGCGCAGAGCACCGACGCGAAACTGCTCGCGGGCGGGCAGAGCCTGGTGCCGATGATGAATCTGCGGCTCGCGCAGCCCGCCGCGCTGCTCGATTTGAACCGTATCGCAGCTCTCGCGGAGATTTCGATCACCGCGCAAGAGATCCGGATCGGCGCCATGACGCGGCATCGCGCGATCGAAACTTCGGCGGACCTCCGTGCGGCGATGCCGATTCTGCCGCGTGTGGCGTCCGAAATTGGCCACCTCGCCATTCGTAATCGCGGCACGATCGGCGGCTCGCTCGTGCATGCCGATCCCGCCGCAGAGTGGCTGCTCGCGGCAGTCGCGCTCGACGCTTCGATCGTGATGCGCTCGACGCGGGACGAGCGGGTCGTGCCCGCGCGGGACTTCTTCGTCGCACCGATGACCACGGCAATCGATGCGGATGAAATTCTCACCGAGATCAGATTTCCGCGCCCCGCGGGCCGTGTGGTGTATGGCTTCGCCGAGATGTGCCGGCGGCATGGCGACTTCGCGATCGCGGCGGCGCTGAGTCGCGCAGTGTTCGATGCATCTGGGCGGCTTGCGAAAATTCAACTGTGCATCGGCGCCGCGCATCCCGTGCCGCTGATGGTGACAGGGCTCGACTCTTTGATTCGAAATCGCCAGCAAGATGATCTGCGTAGTGCGGCGCGGATGGCTTCGGAAGCCGTCGAGCCGAGCTCTGACATTCACGCTTCGGAGGATTTCCGCCGCCGTATTACGCAGACGCTAGCGTATCGCGCACTCGCTGAATGCCTCGCGGAGACCGAAGGAGCGCGTCGGCATGCCTGA
- a CDS encoding (2Fe-2S)-binding protein has product MPDLEFRDRIAIKLRVNGREFERETSPRKLLADFIRDDLGLTATHLGCEHGVCGACTVIVDGQSLRSCLMFAAQADGADILTAEGLARGAELHPLQQAFHECHALQCGFCTPGFLMTAYELIASGAPLDEAAVRAALSGNLCRCTGYANVVAAVMQAMGTRGSGGE; this is encoded by the coding sequence ATGCCTGACCTCGAGTTCCGCGATCGGATCGCGATCAAGCTCCGCGTCAACGGGCGCGAGTTCGAACGCGAGACGAGCCCGCGCAAGCTGCTCGCGGATTTCATCCGCGACGACCTCGGCCTGACTGCGACGCACCTCGGGTGCGAGCACGGCGTGTGCGGCGCCTGCACCGTGATTGTGGATGGGCAAAGTCTCCGCTCGTGCCTGATGTTCGCGGCGCAGGCTGATGGCGCCGATATCCTGACCGCCGAGGGCCTCGCGCGCGGCGCCGAGCTGCATCCGTTGCAGCAGGCGTTCCACGAATGCCACGCGTTGCAATGCGGCTTCTGCACGCCGGGATTCTTGATGACGGCGTACGAGTTGATCGCAAGCGGCGCGCCCCTCGACGAAGCGGCCGTGCGCGCGGCGCTCTCCGGGAATCTCTGCCGATGCACCGGCTATGCGAATGTCGTCGCGGCCGTGATGCAGGCGATGGGCACGCGAGGCAGCGGTGGCGAGTAG
- a CDS encoding xanthine dehydrogenase family protein molybdopterin-binding subunit: protein MASSAASPLGTGKLVGASVLRVEDRRALMGKSQFVDDVRLPGTLAIAFVRSPYAHARILRVDATTARAHPGVHKVFTAEELEGSAAVMRVEWDPASRSPQHKTCEWPVLARDKVRFVGEAVAAIVADDRYVAEDAAELVEIDYEPLEPVVDMERALDAASPLVHDEWGDNVLVAVKAEFGDVARAFAEADVVIAERFTTGRHTALPMEGRACLAIYEPASGQLTFWSSSQIPHVLRTHLAQILDFPEHRLRVIAPDVGGGFGLKAHVFPEEVVTAYASRALGCTVKWIEDRRESLIASLHAKHQVVNVELALRGDGTMLAMRSRCLSDIGAYTEHPWSSGLEAGVTASAMPGPYRIAAYGFEAISIATNKTTIGAYRGVGMPSAVFAMERMVDLAAHRLALDPAELRRRNMIRREDHPYTNVLGFQVESGSHQESLAKALAMIGYQNFRVQQKAARAAGRMIGLGIASYIETTAPGTAGWLAMGLRMAGYETATVRMDRAGKVTVLVGTHSHGQSHETTFAQIAADQLGVALEDVRVVFGDTEAVPYGWGTGGSRSAVVGGGATMKASAAVREKILRIASRRGEIPPGELDLASGFVVRRADGAALAPIAEIARQAYLPAGADFQREEPGLETTASYEPPLMTHANSTHIATVEIDSGTGQIKILRYVVVEDCGRIINPMVVDGQIQGGVAQGIGTAMLEQIVYDDNGQVLTGTLMDYLAPTATDVPRVEIAHIESPSPFTLGGFKGMGEGGAIAPGAAISNAVADAISAQGASVTDIPLTPERVLSIIDQSRSKDSAR from the coding sequence GTGGCGAGTAGCGCGGCATCTCCCCTCGGCACCGGCAAACTCGTCGGCGCGTCCGTCCTCCGCGTCGAGGATCGCCGCGCGCTCATGGGCAAAAGCCAGTTCGTCGATGACGTGCGGCTGCCCGGCACGCTCGCGATCGCATTCGTGCGCAGCCCGTACGCTCACGCGCGGATCCTGCGAGTCGACGCCACCACGGCGCGCGCGCATCCCGGCGTTCACAAGGTGTTTACCGCCGAAGAACTCGAAGGCAGCGCTGCCGTGATGCGCGTCGAATGGGATCCCGCTTCGCGCTCGCCGCAGCATAAGACCTGCGAATGGCCGGTGCTGGCACGCGATAAAGTGCGCTTCGTTGGCGAAGCGGTGGCCGCGATCGTCGCCGATGATCGCTATGTCGCCGAAGACGCGGCGGAACTCGTCGAGATTGACTACGAACCGCTGGAGCCTGTCGTCGATATGGAGCGCGCGCTCGATGCGGCTTCGCCGCTCGTGCACGACGAATGGGGCGACAACGTGCTGGTCGCGGTCAAGGCGGAGTTCGGCGATGTCGCGCGCGCCTTCGCCGAGGCCGACGTCGTGATCGCCGAGCGCTTCACGACCGGACGCCATACGGCCTTGCCAATGGAAGGCCGCGCGTGTCTTGCAATCTACGAGCCTGCCAGCGGGCAGCTTACTTTCTGGTCGTCGTCGCAGATCCCGCACGTGCTGCGAACGCATCTGGCGCAGATTCTTGATTTCCCTGAGCACCGCCTGCGCGTGATCGCGCCCGACGTCGGCGGCGGCTTCGGCCTCAAGGCTCATGTCTTTCCCGAAGAAGTCGTGACCGCGTATGCCTCGCGTGCGCTCGGATGCACGGTCAAGTGGATCGAAGACCGGCGCGAGAGTCTCATCGCCTCGCTCCACGCCAAGCATCAGGTTGTTAACGTCGAGTTAGCGCTGCGCGGCGACGGCACAATGCTCGCGATGCGCTCGCGATGCCTCAGCGACATCGGCGCTTATACCGAGCATCCGTGGAGCTCCGGTCTCGAGGCGGGCGTGACGGCGTCCGCGATGCCGGGGCCGTACAGGATCGCGGCTTACGGTTTTGAAGCCATCTCGATCGCGACCAACAAAACGACAATCGGCGCATATCGCGGCGTCGGCATGCCCTCCGCAGTATTTGCGATGGAGCGCATGGTGGATCTCGCCGCCCATCGGCTCGCGCTCGATCCGGCCGAGCTGCGGCGCCGCAACATGATCCGCAGGGAAGATCATCCATACACCAACGTGCTCGGCTTCCAGGTCGAAAGCGGCAGCCATCAGGAGTCGCTGGCCAAAGCGCTCGCGATGATCGGCTACCAGAACTTTCGTGTGCAGCAGAAGGCCGCGCGCGCCGCGGGACGCATGATCGGCCTCGGCATCGCGTCGTATATCGAGACCACGGCGCCCGGCACCGCTGGATGGCTCGCGATGGGTCTGCGCATGGCGGGCTACGAAACCGCGACGGTCAGGATGGATCGCGCGGGCAAGGTGACGGTGCTGGTCGGAACGCATTCGCACGGCCAGAGTCACGAGACCACGTTCGCGCAGATCGCGGCGGATCAGCTCGGCGTCGCGCTCGAGGACGTACGCGTGGTGTTCGGCGATACCGAGGCGGTGCCGTACGGCTGGGGCACGGGCGGCAGCCGCAGCGCGGTGGTCGGCGGCGGCGCGACGATGAAAGCCTCGGCAGCAGTGCGCGAGAAGATTTTGCGCATCGCGTCGCGCCGCGGTGAGATTCCGCCGGGCGAGCTCGATCTCGCTAGTGGCTTTGTCGTACGGCGTGCCGACGGAGCTGCGCTCGCGCCGATCGCCGAGATCGCGCGTCAGGCGTATCTGCCCGCTGGCGCGGACTTCCAGCGCGAGGAGCCGGGCCTCGAAACGACGGCCTCGTACGAGCCGCCGCTCATGACCCACGCGAACTCGACCCATATCGCGACAGTCGAAATCGATTCGGGCACGGGCCAAATCAAAATTCTGCGCTACGTCGTAGTCGAGGACTGCGGGCGAATTATCAATCCGATGGTGGTTGACGGCCAGATCCAGGGCGGCGTCGCGCAGGGGATCGGCACCGCGATGCTCGAGCAGATTGTTTACGACGACAACGGCCAGGTGCTGACCGGCACGTTGATGGATTATCTTGCCCCGACGGCGACCGATGTGCCGCGGGTCGAGATCGCGCATATCGAATCGCCGTCGCCGTTCACGCTCGGCGGTTTCAAGGGCATGGGCGAAGGCGGCGCGATCGCACCGGGCGCGGCGATCTCCAACGCCGTCGCCGACGCGATCTCGGCTCAGGGCGCGAGCGTTACCGACATTCCGCTCACGCCGGAACGCGTGTTGTCGATCATCGATCAATCAAGAAGCAAGGATTCCGCGCGCTGA
- a CDS encoding nuclear transport factor 2 family protein, giving the protein MANENIEQDRKEILRLHNIWMRANVGFDLDGMREAFVGGDRFQGFNLNGHTYAQRAEWERLWTHLRGVMEILPATDEKILRLEVRGDAAWLAFESVIPVRAIAGAQAKSSGIELPTDTVSIKFRGSEVFVREDDGGKPAWKMWHCHFSPCAPANEPRPGF; this is encoded by the coding sequence GTGGCTAACGAAAATATCGAACAGGATCGCAAGGAGATTTTGCGCCTGCACAACATCTGGATGCGCGCGAACGTGGGCTTCGATCTCGACGGGATGCGCGAGGCGTTCGTGGGCGGCGATCGCTTCCAGGGCTTCAACCTCAACGGCCACACCTACGCTCAGCGCGCCGAGTGGGAGCGGCTTTGGACTCATCTGCGCGGCGTGATGGAAATCCTGCCGGCGACTGACGAAAAGATCCTGCGCCTCGAGGTCCGCGGCGATGCGGCGTGGCTCGCCTTCGAGAGCGTGATCCCGGTGCGTGCGATAGCAGGCGCGCAGGCGAAATCATCCGGGATCGAGCTGCCAACCGACACGGTGTCGATAAAGTTCCGCGGCAGCGAAGTGTTCGTGCGCGAAGACGATGGCGGCAAGCCCGCCTGGAAGATGTGGCATTGCCATTTCTCGCCGTGCGCGCCGGCCAATGAACCGCGGCCCGGATTCTGA
- a CDS encoding LLM class flavin-dependent oxidoreductase, with protein MPRTEFAIGFENATVQQFVEAARLVEELGFSTFWIPEDYFYRGAFTIAAAIASATTSLKIGIGVLNPFTRHPALIAMEFAALDELAQGRAILGIGAGVRAWIEINLRLDYKGASRAIRESVEVIRAMMRGDKVDYEGRHVRTSGVKLNFSPLRKEIPIHLGVLGPRNLALAGEIADGVLLSAMLSPAYIRFAREAIARGRGPRGASDFPVAGYILSSIGEDDRAARDAIKPLLAGLIGLMAGEPKNPLFATAGLDPDLVVAIGARLANGEMPVEMISDWIVDTFAIAGSPERCRENLARLFDAGLTSPVFFEIPGVPHQRTIGDVHRHLLSRLL; from the coding sequence ATGCCGCGCACGGAGTTCGCGATCGGATTCGAGAACGCAACGGTGCAGCAATTCGTCGAGGCAGCGCGCCTCGTCGAGGAACTCGGCTTCAGCACGTTCTGGATTCCAGAGGATTATTTCTATCGCGGCGCATTCACGATCGCGGCGGCGATCGCGAGCGCGACCACGTCGCTCAAGATCGGGATCGGCGTGCTCAATCCATTCACGCGGCATCCGGCGCTGATCGCGATGGAGTTCGCCGCGCTCGACGAGTTGGCACAGGGCCGCGCGATCCTCGGGATCGGCGCGGGCGTGAGAGCGTGGATCGAAATCAACCTGCGCCTCGATTACAAAGGCGCGTCGCGCGCGATTCGTGAAAGTGTCGAGGTGATTCGCGCGATGATGCGCGGTGACAAAGTCGACTACGAGGGCCGTCATGTCCGCACCAGCGGCGTGAAGCTGAACTTCAGTCCTCTGCGCAAGGAGATCCCGATTCATCTGGGCGTACTTGGACCTCGCAACCTGGCGCTGGCGGGCGAGATCGCCGACGGCGTGCTGCTCAGCGCGATGCTCTCGCCCGCGTACATCCGCTTTGCGCGCGAGGCGATCGCACGCGGACGCGGCCCGCGCGGCGCCAGCGATTTTCCGGTCGCAGGCTATATCCTGTCGTCGATTGGCGAGGATGACCGGGCTGCGCGCGACGCGATCAAGCCCCTGCTCGCAGGACTGATCGGCCTGATGGCAGGAGAGCCGAAAAATCCGCTGTTTGCGACGGCGGGTCTCGATCCTGATCTCGTCGTCGCGATTGGCGCGCGCCTGGCAAACGGCGAGATGCCGGTCGAAATGATCTCGGACTGGATCGTCGACACGTTTGCGATCGCGGGTAGTCCCGAGCGATGCCGCGAGAACCTGGCGCGGCTGTTCGACGCCGGCCTGACCTCGCCGGTATTCTTCGAGATTCCCGGCGTGCCGCACCAGCGCACGATCGGCGACGTGCATCGCCACCTGCTGTCGCGCTTGCTGTAA